One segment of Agromyces albus DNA contains the following:
- a CDS encoding phosphoglycerate transporter — MSTLEDVVQAIEALRRQRSRIVVGVSGFGGSGKSTLTRFLVSTVPAIARIRGDDFLDPDRSHRRSGEWDGVDRLRLRREVLDPFREGRASEFRRFDWERGELGAPESLPTAEVLVVDGVGLFHPELHGAIDLRIWVDVDLETATARGKERDRAAGHDHDHLWDDVWVPNEREFMSAFDPRRAADMRYQPTDAAAGVRSLDRG, encoded by the coding sequence GTGTCCACACTGGAAGACGTCGTGCAGGCGATCGAGGCGCTGCGACGCCAACGGTCGCGCATCGTCGTCGGTGTGTCGGGCTTCGGCGGCTCCGGCAAGTCCACACTCACCCGGTTCCTCGTCTCCACTGTGCCGGCGATCGCCCGGATTCGCGGGGATGACTTCCTCGACCCTGATCGATCGCATCGTCGTTCGGGCGAGTGGGACGGAGTCGATCGACTGCGCCTTCGCCGTGAGGTGCTCGACCCGTTCCGGGAAGGACGTGCATCGGAGTTCCGGCGATTCGACTGGGAGCGCGGCGAGCTCGGTGCACCCGAGTCGCTCCCCACTGCAGAGGTGCTCGTCGTCGACGGCGTCGGATTGTTCCATCCCGAGCTGCACGGCGCGATCGACCTGCGGATCTGGGTCGATGTGGATCTCGAGACCGCGACGGCTCGCGGGAAGGAGCGCGACCGTGCGGCCGGCCACGACCACGATCACCTGTGGGATGACGTCTGGGTGCCGAACGAGCGCGAGTTCATGTCGGCGTTCGATCCGCGGCGAGCGGCCGACATGAGATACCAGCCCACGGATGCCGCCGCCGGTGTTCGCTCGCTCGATCGAGGCTGA
- a CDS encoding ABC transporter ATP-binding protein encodes MSESSLAQRPVRVEARGWGWRHAGRIRWAIDGIDFVIEPGERVLLLGPSGSGKSSLLHALAGVHGGDDEGEQRGRLLIDGAAAGAARGRAGLVLQDPDSQVILARVGDDVAFGCENLGVPRDEIWRRVGEALDAVGLELPFAHPTSALSGGQKQRLALAGAIAMRPGLLLLDEPTANLDPSGVSEVRDAVARVLDRIGATFVVVEHRVDVWLDLVDRVVVLGADGRVLADGPPAEVLERHRDALLAAGVWVPGVPLPIVGGVDPARRCPTESILVGEQLAIGRRRGAVVRAGLDVSLPDGCSTVLTGPNGAGKSTLALTLGGLLAPLSGRVAASDSLASSLGSAPIRWRSRELLTRIGTVFQEPEHQFVASTVRGEIAVAPRALGLPAAEIETRTDDVLTRLRLDRLAGANPFTLSGGEQRRLSVASVLVARPRVVILDEPTFGQDRVTWLELVRLLRDLVDDGVTLLSVTHDAAFREVLGDHRLELAGSAETVASRPSGGAV; translated from the coding sequence ATGTCGGAATCCTCGCTGGCACAACGACCCGTCCGCGTCGAGGCTCGCGGCTGGGGCTGGCGTCACGCCGGCCGCATCCGATGGGCGATCGACGGCATCGACTTCGTCATCGAGCCGGGGGAGCGAGTGCTCCTGCTCGGTCCGTCCGGGTCCGGCAAGTCGTCGCTCCTGCATGCCCTGGCCGGCGTGCACGGCGGTGATGACGAGGGCGAGCAGCGCGGACGGTTGCTCATCGACGGTGCTGCGGCGGGTGCGGCACGTGGGCGGGCGGGCCTCGTGTTGCAGGATCCCGACTCCCAGGTGATCCTTGCTCGGGTCGGCGACGACGTGGCGTTCGGCTGCGAGAACCTCGGTGTGCCGCGCGACGAGATCTGGCGGCGAGTGGGCGAGGCACTCGACGCCGTGGGACTCGAGCTGCCGTTCGCGCATCCCACCTCGGCGCTCTCGGGCGGGCAGAAGCAGCGGCTCGCCCTCGCCGGCGCGATCGCCATGCGGCCAGGTCTCCTGCTCCTCGACGAACCCACCGCGAACCTCGATCCTTCGGGCGTCAGCGAGGTGCGCGACGCCGTCGCACGCGTGCTCGACCGCATCGGTGCCACCTTCGTCGTCGTCGAACACCGCGTCGACGTCTGGCTCGATCTCGTCGACCGGGTGGTCGTGCTCGGCGCCGACGGGCGGGTCCTGGCCGATGGGCCGCCGGCGGAGGTGCTCGAACGGCACCGGGATGCGCTCCTCGCCGCAGGCGTGTGGGTCCCGGGCGTGCCGCTTCCGATCGTGGGCGGGGTCGATCCAGCGAGGAGGTGCCCGACCGAGTCGATCCTCGTCGGCGAGCAACTCGCCATCGGACGTCGACGCGGTGCTGTCGTACGGGCGGGCCTCGACGTCTCGCTTCCCGACGGATGCTCCACGGTGCTCACCGGACCCAACGGCGCCGGCAAGTCGACGTTGGCGCTCACCCTCGGCGGGCTGCTGGCGCCGCTCTCCGGCCGCGTCGCGGCATCTGATTCGCTGGCGTCGAGCCTTGGATCGGCCCCCATCCGGTGGCGCTCGCGTGAGTTGCTGACCCGCATCGGCACGGTGTTCCAAGAGCCCGAGCACCAGTTCGTCGCCTCGACCGTGCGTGGTGAGATAGCGGTGGCCCCGCGCGCTCTCGGCCTGCCTGCGGCCGAGATCGAGACCCGAACCGACGACGTGCTCACGAGGCTCCGGCTCGATCGGCTCGCCGGGGCCAATCCCTTCACACTGTCGGGGGGCGAGCAACGACGACTGTCGGTCGCTTCAGTGCTCGTCGCCCGTCCTCGCGTCGTGATTCTCGATGAACCGACCTTCGGGCAAGACAGGGTCACGTGGCTCGAACTTGTACGGCTCCTGCGCGACCTCGTCGACGATGGCGTGACGTTGCTTTCGGTCACGCACGATGCGGCGTTCCGTGAAGTACTCGGCGATCATCGGCTCGAGCTTGCCGGATCGGCCGAGACCGTCGCGTCGCGCCCGTCCGGAGGTGCCGTATGA
- a CDS encoding energy-coupling factor transporter transmembrane component T family protein, protein MSANATAPAVGAVPAAPRLRFIDAVNPVTRLAAVMVLTTPLLLTVDWLSAAVALGIQLLLFAVAGVTPRLLIARTWPILLAAPVAGVSMLLYGRPAGTEYWSFWLARVTDGSIDLALAITVRVLAIGLPAALLFLRVDPTELADGLAQIARLPSRFVLGALAATRLVGLFVEDWRAMALSRRARGIGDHRTLRRIATMAFALLVLAIRRGSKLATAMEARGFGSDIQRTWARQSRVGIPDVALLVIATAIAAIAIAVAVWAGTFHPVWA, encoded by the coding sequence ATGAGCGCGAACGCGACGGCACCGGCGGTCGGCGCCGTTCCAGCCGCACCGCGACTCCGGTTCATCGATGCGGTCAACCCGGTCACGCGCCTGGCGGCGGTGATGGTGCTCACGACGCCGCTCCTGCTGACCGTCGATTGGCTGAGCGCCGCCGTGGCCCTCGGCATCCAGCTGCTGCTCTTCGCCGTGGCCGGGGTCACACCGCGACTCCTCATCGCGCGCACGTGGCCGATCCTGCTCGCCGCGCCGGTCGCCGGCGTCAGCATGCTGCTCTACGGGCGTCCCGCGGGCACCGAGTACTGGAGCTTCTGGCTCGCCCGCGTCACCGACGGGTCGATCGATCTCGCACTCGCGATCACCGTGCGCGTGCTCGCCATCGGCCTGCCTGCCGCGCTGCTGTTCCTTCGGGTCGATCCAACGGAACTCGCCGACGGCCTCGCTCAGATCGCACGACTGCCGTCGCGTTTCGTGCTCGGTGCGCTTGCGGCGACGCGCCTTGTCGGCCTCTTCGTCGAGGACTGGCGAGCCATGGCGCTCTCGCGCCGGGCGCGCGGCATCGGCGACCACCGGACGCTGCGGCGCATCGCGACGATGGCATTCGCGCTCCTCGTGCTCGCGATCCGGCGGGGCAGCAAGCTCGCAACGGCGATGGAAGCGCGGGGCTTCGGCTCCGACATCCAACGCACCTGGGCGCGCCAGTCGCGGGTCGGCATTCCCGATGTCGCGCTGCTCGTGATCGCCACCGCGATCGCCGCGATCGCGATCGCCGTCGCAGTGTGGGCGGGCACCTTCCACCCGGTGTGGGCGTGA
- the nadE gene encoding ammonia-dependent NAD(+) synthetase: protein MRDLQSRIIAELNVSPVIDPAEQVRSRIDFLKAYARTTGAKGFILGISGGQDSSLAGRLCKLAVDELIAEGDAARFVAVRLPYGVQHDEVDAQLALGFVEPHETVVFNIKRGVDGLLEEFLDANGVALSDFGKGNVKARMRMVSQYALAGEGALLVVGTDHAAEAVTGFFTKYGDGGADILPLTGLTKRQGRALLEYLGAPERLSVKVPTADLLDGDPGQADEANLGLTYHDIDAYLEGREIDPGVAELIEARFLQTRHKRAVPVSMFDDWWI, encoded by the coding sequence ATGCGAGACCTGCAGTCGCGAATCATCGCGGAACTCAATGTCAGTCCGGTCATCGACCCAGCCGAGCAGGTTCGCTCGCGCATCGATTTCCTGAAGGCCTACGCCCGCACCACCGGGGCGAAGGGGTTCATCCTCGGCATCAGCGGCGGGCAGGACTCCTCCCTTGCCGGACGACTCTGCAAGCTCGCCGTGGATGAGCTCATCGCCGAAGGCGACGCTGCTCGGTTCGTCGCGGTGCGCTTGCCCTATGGCGTGCAGCACGACGAGGTCGACGCGCAGCTCGCCCTCGGCTTCGTCGAACCCCACGAGACGGTCGTCTTCAACATCAAGCGGGGGGTCGACGGGCTCCTCGAGGAGTTCCTCGACGCCAACGGAGTCGCCCTCAGCGACTTCGGGAAAGGCAACGTGAAGGCGCGCATGCGGATGGTCTCGCAGTACGCGCTCGCCGGTGAGGGCGCGTTGCTCGTGGTCGGCACCGATCACGCGGCTGAGGCGGTCACGGGGTTCTTCACGAAGTACGGCGACGGCGGAGCCGACATCCTGCCGCTGACGGGCCTCACCAAGCGGCAGGGCCGCGCCCTGCTCGAGTACCTCGGCGCCCCCGAACGGCTGTCGGTCAAGGTTCCGACCGCAGACCTGCTCGACGGCGACCCCGGCCAAGCCGACGAGGCGAACCTCGGCCTCACGTATCACGACATCGATGCGTACCTCGAGGGCCGCGAGATCGACCCGGGCGTCGCCGAGCTC
- a CDS encoding metallopeptidase family protein: protein MELDAEAFEAIVVDELDELPDDMVDGLENVVFVVEDRPEDGTLDLLGLYDGWALTERDRYGFGETPDRIVLYREPLLAISSDEEQLREEIHVTLVHEIAHFYGIDDVRLHELGWA from the coding sequence GTGGAACTCGATGCCGAGGCTTTCGAAGCGATCGTCGTCGACGAGCTCGACGAATTGCCAGATGACATGGTCGACGGACTCGAGAACGTCGTCTTCGTCGTCGAGGATCGCCCCGAAGACGGCACCCTCGACCTGCTCGGGCTCTACGACGGCTGGGCGCTCACCGAACGCGACCGCTACGGCTTCGGCGAGACCCCCGACCGCATCGTGCTCTACCGTGAGCCGCTGCTCGCGATCTCGAGCGACGAGGAGCAACTGCGCGAGGAGATCCACGTCACCCTCGTGCACGAGATCGCGCACTTCTACGGCATCGACGACGTCCGCCTGCACGAGCTGGGCTGGGCATGA
- a CDS encoding acyltransferase family protein translates to MDLVRVLCVAVVVVGHMLMVGAAVIPGRGLVVERTLLETDWIGPVSWIAQIMPLFFVVGGFAGIGAWRRLAASGGTAADYIRSRILRLARPSIALFAALAVAVLVMHLTGVDPAAIRLIGLGISSPLWFLAAYAFAQAYLPGLATLHAQAPRRTLAALATGAVLCDVLRFSTGIEALGLLDMTFVWLFAQQLGFWIADGWFRARSRATVAALGAGAYLFLVGLVAVGYPGNMLDNLYPPTFAIVALAVGQTCLLVLAYPALERLTAVRPLRFVVQTVGSRLMTIYLWHLPVLALIVGLLLLTPLPTPASGSAEWWLTRPLIFVVMVGVLIVISMLLGGLERASSAPVHGASDVSTGLAAGLMVIPSFSVIVFGLPFAVAASSALVLGAAVLLLSPHRASLPERGPSAVTP, encoded by the coding sequence ATGGACCTCGTTCGAGTGCTCTGCGTGGCCGTCGTCGTGGTGGGCCACATGCTCATGGTCGGCGCGGCGGTGATCCCCGGACGCGGCCTCGTCGTCGAGCGCACGCTGCTCGAGACGGACTGGATCGGCCCGGTTTCGTGGATCGCCCAGATCATGCCGCTGTTCTTCGTCGTCGGCGGCTTCGCGGGTATCGGCGCGTGGCGACGATTGGCGGCCTCTGGCGGAACCGCGGCCGACTACATCCGATCACGCATTCTCAGGCTCGCGCGCCCCTCGATCGCCCTGTTCGCAGCCCTCGCGGTCGCCGTGCTCGTGATGCATCTCACGGGTGTGGACCCGGCTGCCATCCGTCTCATCGGCCTCGGCATCTCGTCGCCGCTCTGGTTCCTCGCGGCCTATGCATTCGCGCAGGCCTACCTCCCGGGGCTCGCGACGCTCCACGCCCAGGCTCCCCGGCGGACGCTTGCCGCCTTGGCAACGGGCGCCGTGCTCTGCGATGTCCTGCGATTCTCCACCGGCATCGAGGCGCTCGGCCTCCTCGACATGACGTTCGTCTGGCTGTTCGCGCAGCAGTTGGGGTTCTGGATCGCCGACGGATGGTTCCGCGCCAGATCCCGCGCCACGGTCGCCGCACTCGGGGCCGGTGCGTACCTGTTTCTCGTCGGCCTCGTCGCCGTCGGATACCCGGGCAACATGCTCGACAACCTCTATCCGCCGACCTTCGCGATCGTCGCTCTCGCCGTCGGACAGACCTGTCTGCTGGTGCTCGCGTATCCAGCACTGGAACGTCTCACCGCCGTGCGTCCGCTGCGGTTCGTCGTGCAGACGGTCGGCTCGCGCCTGATGACGATCTACCTGTGGCACCTGCCGGTGCTCGCGCTCATCGTCGGCCTCCTCCTGCTCACGCCATTGCCGACCCCGGCATCCGGTTCTGCCGAGTGGTGGCTCACGAGGCCGCTGATCTTCGTCGTCATGGTCGGTGTGCTCATCGTGATTTCGATGCTGCTCGGCGGGTTGGAACGTGCCTCATCCGCACCTGTTCACGGCGCATCGGATGTTTCGACCGGGCTCGCGGCCGGACTCATGGTGATCCCGTCATTCAGCGTGATCGTCTTCGGACTCCCCTTCGCGGTCGCGGCATCGAGCGCGCTCGTGCTCGGGGCGGCCGTGCTGCTCCTGAGTCCGCACCGCGCGAGCCTGCCCGAGCGCGGCCCGAGTGCCGTGACCCCGTAG
- a CDS encoding cation:proton antiporter, translating to MEVSLGTMVLMPAIAVAAPLLVRAIGRWAAIPLVVFEIVLGLLLGPALLGWVRPDDFTGLLADFGLAMLFFLAGNEIDFRTIRGRPISRAAIGWLMSLAAGIGIAALLAPDLSAAVFIGIALTSTALGTIMPVLRDSGDLRTPFGVAVMALGAVGEFGPLLAISLFLSGRSELLAAGFLIAFAVVAGLAIWLASRGIGRGMHATIAATLHTSGQFAVRLVVLVLLSLVALSILLGLDMLLGAFTAGVIYRILLTGAPPHDAEIVETKIEALGYGFLVPVFFINTGVTFDLAALFADARTLVLLPIFLVLFLVVRGLPSMLAAPPGSSRRDLAATALFGATGLPIIVAVSAIGVDERYLPSGTAAALVGAGMLSVLLFPLIALALRQRRSRGADRSPVDDLHTPTAG from the coding sequence GTGGAGGTGTCCCTCGGCACGATGGTGCTGATGCCGGCGATCGCCGTCGCAGCGCCGCTCCTCGTGCGCGCGATCGGCCGCTGGGCGGCGATTCCCCTCGTCGTCTTCGAGATCGTGCTCGGCCTGCTGCTCGGACCTGCCCTGCTGGGCTGGGTCCGGCCCGACGACTTCACGGGCCTCCTCGCCGACTTCGGCCTCGCGATGCTCTTCTTCCTCGCCGGCAACGAGATCGACTTCCGTACGATCCGCGGCAGGCCGATCTCCCGTGCCGCGATCGGATGGCTCATGTCGCTCGCCGCGGGCATCGGCATCGCGGCACTCCTGGCGCCGGATCTCTCGGCCGCCGTCTTCATCGGCATCGCCCTCACCTCGACGGCGCTCGGCACGATCATGCCCGTACTGCGCGACTCGGGCGACCTGCGCACTCCGTTCGGCGTCGCCGTCATGGCGCTCGGCGCGGTCGGCGAGTTCGGGCCGCTCCTCGCGATCTCGCTGTTCCTCAGCGGTCGTTCGGAGCTGCTCGCGGCGGGGTTCCTCATCGCGTTCGCCGTGGTCGCCGGGCTCGCGATCTGGCTCGCCTCGCGCGGCATCGGGCGGGGCATGCACGCGACCATCGCCGCGACCCTGCACACGAGCGGGCAGTTCGCGGTGCGCCTCGTGGTGCTCGTGCTGCTGTCCCTCGTCGCGCTCAGCATCCTGCTGGGCCTCGACATGCTGCTCGGGGCATTCACGGCCGGCGTGATCTACCGGATCCTGCTCACGGGGGCCCCTCCGCATGACGCCGAGATCGTCGAGACGAAGATCGAGGCGCTCGGATACGGGTTCCTCGTGCCGGTCTTCTTCATCAACACCGGGGTGACCTTCGATCTGGCGGCACTGTTCGCCGACGCGCGCACCCTCGTGTTGCTGCCAATCTTCCTCGTGCTGTTCCTCGTCGTGCGCGGGCTTCCGTCGATGCTCGCCGCACCACCCGGATCGAGCCGACGCGACCTCGCGGCGACGGCGCTCTTCGGCGCGACCGGGCTGCCGATCATCGTGGCCGTCTCGGCGATCGGCGTCGATGAGCGATATCTCCCGAGCGGCACGGCCGCCGCCCTCGTCGGCGCCGGCATGCTCTCGGTGCTGCTGTTCCCGCTCATTGCGCTCGCCCTGAGACAGCGGCGATCGAGGGGCGCCGACCGGTCTCCGGTCGACGACCTCCACACGCCGACTGCGGGCTGA
- a CDS encoding ATP-binding protein produces MRDDPPGRPPAVAVAHADAVTAEASDSPFEPIVAASAVRGILAAVRGRRAPIVLIDGPSGAGKSTLADAVLDRWPGPAPSLVRLDDAYRGWNGLARAGSDLARTLVPPLRRGGVGRWTRWDWAADAPGALERRRPGRALIIEGCGAFAAGALAPNAVHVWVAAPDALRKRRALERDGGRYDPFWAIWERQWRRYVHRAVPERRASIHVRRTDDGRLEPASAQSAPSAAARA; encoded by the coding sequence GTGAGGGACGACCCGCCGGGGCGGCCACCGGCCGTCGCCGTCGCCCACGCCGATGCCGTCACTGCAGAGGCATCCGACTCTCCATTCGAGCCGATCGTCGCTGCTTCCGCCGTGCGCGGCATCCTCGCCGCGGTACGGGGCCGCCGCGCGCCGATCGTGCTCATCGACGGCCCGAGCGGCGCGGGCAAGAGCACGCTCGCGGATGCCGTGCTCGATCGCTGGCCGGGCCCGGCGCCGTCGCTCGTGCGCCTCGACGACGCGTACCGTGGCTGGAACGGGCTGGCTCGCGCCGGATCCGACCTCGCCCGCACGCTCGTTCCGCCGCTGCGTCGAGGCGGCGTCGGTCGCTGGACTCGCTGGGACTGGGCGGCCGATGCTCCGGGCGCCCTCGAGCGACGACGTCCGGGCCGTGCGCTCATCATCGAAGGGTGCGGGGCGTTCGCCGCGGGTGCGCTCGCGCCGAATGCGGTGCACGTGTGGGTGGCGGCCCCAGATGCCCTCCGCAAGCGGCGTGCACTCGAACGTGACGGTGGCCGGTACGACCCGTTCTGGGCCATCTGGGAGCGGCAGTGGCGGCGGTACGTGCATCGCGCCGTCCCCGAGCGGCGGGCCTCGATCCACGTGCGCCGCACCGATGACGGGCGCCTGGAGCCGGCATCTGCGCAGAGCGCGCCGTCTGCCGCCGCACGCGCGTGA
- a CDS encoding DNA polymerase IV, which translates to MSKQDGSSRQVTTGPVDDSATPILHVDMDAFFVSVELLTRPELRGKPVLVGGTAGRGVVAAASYEARRFGVNSAMPMSIALQRCPNAIVLRGDYASYAKYSKQVMAIFEQLTPLVEPLSIDEAFLDVSGARRLHGSPAEIAWTIRERVRAETGLTCSVGVAATKYVAKVASSRAKPDGMLVVPAADTVAFLHPLPVSALWGVGRVTEESLLRLGLRTVGDVATMPHDALVRAVGPALASRLERLANGIDPRDVHTTRVEKSIGHENTFGYDLTDPVDIRRELLRLADNVGVRLRKAGLVGRTVVLKLRYGDFRTVTRSRTLAEPTDVARRIYDEASEALTELIGDGQRIRLIGVRAEHLQVSGSGAMLWDPDEEWRDAERTIDEVTAKFGKGSVRPATLVGRRGERGERGEAGERGEARDEQSRADGDDDASTAAAGWGW; encoded by the coding sequence ATGAGCAAGCAAGACGGCTCGTCGCGTCAGGTCACGACGGGTCCCGTCGACGACTCCGCGACGCCGATCCTGCACGTCGACATGGACGCGTTCTTCGTCTCGGTCGAACTGCTCACCCGCCCCGAGTTGCGCGGCAAGCCCGTGCTCGTCGGCGGCACCGCCGGTCGCGGCGTCGTGGCCGCCGCGAGCTATGAGGCGCGTCGATTCGGCGTGAACTCCGCGATGCCGATGTCGATCGCGTTGCAGCGCTGCCCGAACGCCATCGTGCTCCGCGGTGACTACGCGAGCTACGCGAAGTACTCCAAGCAGGTCATGGCGATCTTCGAGCAGCTCACGCCACTGGTCGAGCCGCTCTCCATCGACGAGGCGTTCCTCGATGTGTCGGGAGCCAGGCGCCTGCACGGCAGTCCGGCCGAGATCGCCTGGACCATCCGTGAGCGCGTGCGCGCCGAGACCGGGCTCACCTGCTCCGTCGGGGTCGCGGCGACCAAGTACGTCGCGAAGGTCGCCTCGAGCCGCGCGAAGCCCGACGGCATGCTCGTCGTACCGGCCGCCGACACCGTCGCCTTCTTGCATCCGCTGCCGGTCTCGGCGCTGTGGGGCGTCGGCCGGGTCACCGAGGAGTCGCTCCTCAGGCTCGGGCTCCGCACCGTCGGCGACGTCGCCACGATGCCGCACGACGCACTCGTGCGCGCAGTCGGTCCGGCGCTCGCATCGAGGCTCGAGCGGCTCGCGAACGGCATCGATCCGCGCGACGTGCACACGACCCGCGTCGAGAAGAGCATCGGCCACGAGAACACGTTCGGCTACGATCTCACCGATCCTGTCGACATCCGCCGCGAGCTGCTCCGTCTCGCCGACAATGTCGGTGTGCGGCTGCGCAAGGCCGGCCTCGTCGGCCGCACCGTGGTGCTGAAGCTCCGTTACGGCGACTTCCGCACGGTCACGCGGTCGCGCACGCTGGCCGAGCCCACCGATGTCGCGCGCCGCATCTACGACGAGGCATCCGAAGCGCTCACCGAGCTCATCGGCGACGGGCAGCGCATCCGGCTCATCGGCGTGCGCGCCGAGCACCTGCAGGTGTCGGGCAGCGGCGCGATGCTGTGGGATCCAGACGAGGAGTGGCGCGACGCCGAGCGCACGATCGACGAGGTCACGGCGAAGTTCGGCAAGGGGTCGGTGCGTCCGGCAACCCTCGTCGGCCGCAGAGGTGAGCGAGGCGAGCGGGGCGAGGCAGGTGAGCGAGGCGAGGCACGTGATGAGCAATCGCGTGCCGATGGTGACGACGACGCGTCGACCGCGGCGGCAGGGTGGGGCTGGTAG
- the orn gene encoding oligoribonuclease, whose protein sequence is MASPSDRLVWIDCEMTGLDLDVDELVEIAVVITDYDLTPVDAGLSIVIKPDASALESMGEFVRTMHTESGLIEEIPNGVSVAEAEYEVLEYVLKHVPDEQKAPLAGNSIGTDRAFLTKYMPRLDAHLHYRNVDVSSIKELAKRWYPRAYFNSPAKNGGHRALADILESIRELEYYRRALFVAAPGPTSQDLQALATSVVDEFDSKL, encoded by the coding sequence ATGGCATCACCGAGCGACCGACTGGTCTGGATCGACTGCGAAATGACCGGCCTCGACCTCGATGTCGATGAGCTCGTCGAGATCGCGGTCGTCATCACCGACTACGACCTGACTCCTGTCGACGCGGGACTCAGCATCGTGATCAAGCCCGATGCGAGCGCGCTCGAGTCGATGGGCGAATTCGTGCGCACGATGCACACCGAGTCTGGCCTCATCGAGGAGATCCCCAACGGTGTGAGCGTGGCCGAGGCGGAGTACGAGGTGCTCGAGTACGTGTTGAAGCATGTGCCCGACGAACAGAAGGCGCCGCTCGCCGGCAACTCGATCGGCACCGACCGCGCGTTCCTCACGAAGTACATGCCGCGACTCGATGCACACCTGCACTATCGCAACGTCGACGTGTCGTCGATCAAGGAGCTCGCGAAACGCTGGTACCCGCGTGCGTACTTCAACTCCCCCGCCAAGAACGGCGGTCACCGCGCCCTCGCCGACATCCTCGAGTCGATCCGCGAGCTCGAGTACTACCGCCGCGCGCTCTTCGTGGCGGCGCCCGGTCCCACCAGCCAGGACCTCCAGGCGCTCGCGACCTCAGTGGTGGACGAGTTCGACAGCAAGTTGTAG
- a CDS encoding ECF transporter S component — protein sequence MHNATNSDTAETTPAASPSRSGWRVVDIVVASVIGVATGLVFLFWNNVGYAWFVAADAVTPGLGGVAVGIWLIGGVLGGLIIRKPGAALFVELLAAVVSALVGNQWGIETIYSGLAQGLGAELVFAAFRYKRFGVLQAVLAGAAAGAAAWTLELFLSGNLQKSAEFLGLYFVAVVISGAILAGLLGWLVVRALAATGALHRFAAGRDVTERV from the coding sequence GTGCACAACGCAACCAACTCCGACACCGCCGAGACCACGCCGGCGGCCAGCCCGTCACGTTCTGGCTGGCGAGTCGTCGACATCGTCGTCGCGAGCGTCATCGGCGTCGCGACCGGCCTCGTCTTCCTGTTCTGGAACAACGTCGGCTACGCCTGGTTCGTCGCGGCCGACGCCGTGACGCCGGGTCTCGGCGGTGTCGCCGTGGGCATCTGGCTCATCGGCGGCGTGCTCGGCGGGCTCATCATCCGCAAGCCCGGCGCGGCGCTCTTCGTCGAGCTCCTCGCCGCGGTCGTCTCCGCGCTCGTCGGAAACCAGTGGGGCATCGAGACGATCTACTCGGGGCTCGCGCAGGGTCTCGGCGCCGAACTCGTCTTCGCGGCGTTCCGGTACAAGCGCTTCGGCGTGCTGCAGGCCGTGCTCGCCGGTGCGGCCGCCGGCGCGGCGGCCTGGACCCTCGAGCTCTTCCTCTCGGGCAACCTGCAGAAGTCGGCCGAGTTCCTCGGGCTCTACTTCGTCGCAGTGGTGATCTCGGGCGCGATCCTCGCCGGCCTCCTCGGCTGGCTCGTGGTACGTGCGCTTGCCGCGACCGGTGCATTGCACCGCTTCGCAGCAGGGCGGGACGTGACCGAGCGGGTCTGA